GAGGAGCATACCCATGCATTGGTATTACTGAAAATGTTAAATAAAAAAACGTAATTAAAAGTGAGGAAACTCCCCCTGCATTGGAAGATAGTAATAGGAATGACGCTCGGCATATTGTTCGGCGCACTGGTCAGTAACTTCAGTTGGGGGAAACAGTTTGTAAGTGACTGGATCGCCCCTTTCGGCACCATCTTCATCAGGTTATTAAAGTTGATAGCAATTCCGTTAATCTTTACTTCGTTAGTAAAAGGGATATCCGACCTGAAAGATATATCGAGATTCCGACATATCGGAGTCCGGACTATTATTCTATATATCAGTACCACAGTAATTGCTATCATCATCGGGCTGTTGCTGGTTAATACGCTAAAGCCGGGAGCCGGGATCTCGCAGGAGACTATTGACGAGTTGACAGAGACCTATGCGGGAAATACATCCATCATCACCAACCTACAGGAAATAGAACAGCAAGACAGCGGTCCATTGACTTTCCTGATCGATATAGTACCTGAAAATATTTTTACCGCTTTCGGCAATAACAGTTTGATGTTACAGGTGATCTTTTTCTCTATCATTTTTGGTATCAGCATGTTGTTGATCGATCCGGAAAGTGCAAGACCGGTCTCCAGACTGATCAACGGATTGAACGAAGTGGTGCTGAAGATGGTCAACCTGATCATGCTGATGGCGCCCTTTGCCGTATTTGCTCTTCTGGCACAGATTATTGTCAGCACCGACAATGTGGAAATACTCCAAAAATTACTCTTCTACGGAGCCACTGTGGTTTTAGGGCTTATACTGATGCTTAGCTTCTACCTGATCGTCGTCTATCTTTTTACAGGAAGAAATCCCCATTGGTTTATCAAGGGGATTGCTCCGGCACAACTTCTCGCTTTCTCCACCAGTTCGAGCGCAGCCACATTGCCGGTGACGATGGAG
This window of the Proteiniphilum saccharofermentans genome carries:
- a CDS encoding dicarboxylate/amino acid:cation symporter — its product is MRKLPLHWKIVIGMTLGILFGALVSNFSWGKQFVSDWIAPFGTIFIRLLKLIAIPLIFTSLVKGISDLKDISRFRHIGVRTIILYISTTVIAIIIGLLLVNTLKPGAGISQETIDELTETYAGNTSIITNLQEIEQQDSGPLTFLIDIVPENIFTAFGNNSLMLQVIFFSIIFGISMLLIDPESARPVSRLINGLNEVVLKMVNLIMLMAPFAVFALLAQIIVSTDNVEILQKLLFYGATVVLGLILMLSFYLIVVYLFTGRNPHWFIKGIAPAQLLAFSTSSSAATLPVTMERVTEHLGVDNEVSSFVLPVGATINMDGTSLYQAVAAVFITQALHFPLDFSDQLTIILTALLASIGAAAVPGTGMIMLVIVLESIGFPADKLAIGLALIFAIDRPLDMCRTVINISGDAMVSVVVAKSLGKLHHSVQKEENPLHNQNDISLH